A DNA window from Mya arenaria isolate MELC-2E11 chromosome 17, ASM2691426v1 contains the following coding sequences:
- the LOC128223960 gene encoding uncharacterized protein LOC128223960 isoform X3, which yields MLNTLNLNSIDIPDDDALFCSGPASWNQQYLPVTSPSSSAVATTAAVAKPSTAAGKTARSPSRQPVSSVLRFPLTIPETESMGRNRANGNLVASRQMTNGDERSGESQLLVSAAPIHVPVSREGGAIPQTSQLQSTNNGQAARLPQTNIGLNVGFCEPVVRHKEFKNKENKTKNGIGVPNNRAGRMRETDALNPIQTSNNSGWKPQLQVKKYDNDVLNGAGAEPQRKVENSSKQKKDNLNRNNYAQTHLMATPPNNSDDSLGVSIPMPSGLDPYCDPRSISHHIYVKNNNVDKNSTGQQRSKGDPIHIRHNGGKIPYAASADVHLDEDETSLKVCDTPNLTQYKNIWAKNSGNVKKSDSKARKESAMIQNDLETDSASGLNENTTLLKLSHPTRIVASPSSGADLQSIVVPYEHKSSRSLSDSSLNLQGTSLNSDSLRSSTGNSPIDLITTISMSMAPASSIQTTPIARPYMVNTDLPSNLPTSMLFGNGSEMSPTEAGHGSMNQDFIMAKRLQDMFDAEAEALLHQRQQEDQEQLNSESQFYGEIDQNFEESAGFRTDDFLPQGAFPHFDSINRTDIAPVYDPNHREGDSLSPHQSASLYIPCSHLAQTRRDNNGKSFTSERPEITIPVSRLQTTDTPSDSNVPVEPIHIPHSVEELVLSEPAVTEVHAPTVVSLTQENDTRFARRMQEESDAELARFLQEQDESPLMSHNQDSRFAARGQSPYDSHRSLRSLLRHNTRPLQVGPRGFRSQLNNNVADNLRYSRDRPLHNLRNRFRLNEDDDVYDRLDPVHNIAERDAGYDIPGGDYYLRYNEFDPDFMQDENGGDRLVSINRDPQLLASLLMTRAPDMMIPGNVDMNDYEALWELAENLGEVRRVGMESADISHLPVHVYQPSATSDSDGDSKTDCLVCMEEFQAGERLKTLPCCHLYHVDCIDEWLRRNAVCPICRQPAISST from the exons ATGTTGAATACACTAAATTTGAACAGCATAGACATACCAGATGATGATGCCTTGTTTTGTTCTGGCCCAGCTTCTTGGAATCAGCAATATTTGCCTGTAACATctccatcatcatcagcagTAGCAACAACAGCCGCTGTAGCCAAGCCATCAACAGCAG CAGGAAAAACAGCCAGGTCACCATCGAGGCAGCCAGTGTCGTCTGTGCTGCGCTTTCCCTTAACCATACCAGAAACTGAAAGCATGGGTAGAAACAGAGCTAACGGAAATTTG gTTGCTTCAAGACAGATGACAAATGGTGATGAGAGGTCAGGTGAGAGTCAGCTCCTAGTCAGTGCAGCCCCGATTCATGTTCCTGTGAGTAGGGAGGGAGGGGCTATTCCTCAGACCTCACAGTTACAGTCTACTAATAATGGCCAGGCAGCAAGGTTACCGCAAACTAATATTGGCCTCAATGTTGGTTTTTGTGAACCTGTTGTTAGACATAAGGAGTTcaaaaacaaggaaaacaaaactaaaaatggAATTGGGGTTCCAAATAACCGTGCTGGAAGAATGCGCGAAACTGATGCATTAAATCCGATACAAACAAGCAACAATAGTGGTTGGAAACCTCAACTACAGGTGaagaaatatgataatgatgttTTGAATGGTGCTGGTGCAGAACCTCAGAGGAAAGTTGAAAACAGCTCAAAGCAGAAAAAAGACAATTTGAATCGTAACAACTATGCACAGACCCATCTAATGGCAACCCCTCCAAATAACTCAGACGACAGTTTGGGGGTGAGCATCCCAATGCCTTCAGGACTTGACCCGTATTGTGATCCAAGGTCAATCAGTCATcacatttatgtgaaaaacaacaatgttgaCAAAAACAGTACTGGCCAGCAGAGGAGCAAGGGAGATCCCATACACATCCGGCATAATGGTGGTAAGATCCCATATGCAGCTTCTGCTGATGTGCATTTAGATGAAGATGAAACATCACTGAAAGTGTGTGATACCCCAAACCTGACACAGTACAAAAACATCTGGGCAAAGAATTCAGGGAATGTCAAAAAAAGTGATAGCAAAGCAAGAAAGGAAAGTGCCATGATTCAGAATGACCTAGAAACTGATAGTGCCTCCGGGcttaatgaaaatacaacacTCTTAAAATTAAGTCATCCAACCAGAATTGTAGCTAGTCCATCATCGGGTGCAGATTTACAGTCGATTGTTGTTCCATATGAACACAAATCATCCCGTAGTCTTTCAGACAGCTCTCTGAATCTTCAGGGCACATCACTTAACAGTGACTCATTGAGAAGTTCAACAGGAAACTCTCCAATAGACTTAATAACAACTATTTCAATGTCCATGGCACCAGCTTCTTCCATCCAAACCACCCCGATTGCAAGGCCTTACATGGTCAATACGGACCTTCCATCTAACTTGCCCACATCAATGTTGTTTGGCAATGGCAGTGAAATGTCTCCTACAGAGGCAGGACATGGTTCTATGAACCAAGATTTCATCATGGCCAAACGGCTTCAAGATATGTTTGACGCAGAAGCTGAGGCCTTACTACATCAGCGGCAACAGGAAGATCAGGAACAGCTGAACAGTGAATCTCAGTTTTACGGTGAAATAGATCAAAACTTTGAGGAAAGTGCAGGATTTAGGACAGATGATTTCTTACCACAAGGGGCATTCCCACACTTCGATTCTATAAATAGAACTGACATTGCTCCAGTTTATGATCCCAATCATCGAGAGGGTGACTCATTATCGCCACATCAGTCTGCAAGTTTGTACATACCATGTAGCCATCTTGCTCAGACGCGACGAGATAACAATGGCAAATCATTCACATCTGAAAGGCCGGAGATCACTATACCAGTATCAAGGTTACAGACCACTGATACTCCCTCAGATTCAAATGTTCCAGTGGAACCAATCCATATACCTCATAGTGTAGAAGAATTGG TGCTATCTGAGCCAGCAGTGACAGAGGTGCATGCACCGACAGTGGTGTCCCTGACCCAGGAAAATGACACACGCTTTGCCAGACGAATGCAGGAGGAATCAGATGCAGAATTAGCCAGGTTCCTACAG gAACAGGATGAATCCCCATTAATGTCTCATAACCAAGACAGCAGGTTTGCTGCTAGGGGTCAATCCCCCTATGATAGCCATCGATCCCTGCGTTCCCTGCTCAGACATAACACCAGGCCCCTACAGGTTGGCCCA AGAGGATTCCGTAGCCAGCTTAACAACAATGTTGCTGACAATCTTCGCTATAGTCGGGACCGTCCTCTCCACAACCTGAGAAATCGATTCAGACTGAATGAGGATGATGATGTTTATGACAGGCTGGACCCTGTTCACAACATCGCTGAACGGGATG CAGGCTACGACATACCAGGAGGAGATTATTACTTACGTTACAACGAGTTCGACCCAGATTTCATGCAGGACGAAAATGGGGGAGACCGGCTTGTCAGCATTAAT CGTGATCCCCAACTGTTGGCGTCGCTGCTGATGACGCGGGCACCCGACATGATGATCCCGGGCAACGTGGATATGAATGATTATGAG GCCCTGTGGGAGCTCGCAGAGAACCTTGGTGAAGTCCGGAGGGTTGGGATGGAGTCAGCTGATATCTCGCATCTGCCGGTGCATGTGTACCAGCCGTCTGCTACGTCTGACTCAGATGGGGACAGCAAGACTGACTGCCTCGTCTGTATGGAGGAATTCCAGGCTGGGGAACGGCTGAAAACTCTGCCATGCTGCCATCTGTACCATGTGGACTGTATTGATGAGTGGCTTAGG AGAAATGCAGTTTGTCCAATTTGCAGGCAGCCAGCGATATCATccacataa
- the LOC128223960 gene encoding uncharacterized protein LOC128223960 isoform X2, whose amino-acid sequence MLNTLNLNSIDIPDDDALFCSGPASWNQQYLPVTSPSSSAVATTAAVAKPSTAGKNPGKTARSPSRQPVSSVLRFPLTIPETESMGRNRANGNLVASRQMTNGDERSGESQLLVSAAPIHVPVSREGGAIPQTSQLQSTNNGQAARLPQTNIGLNVGFCEPVVRHKEFKNKENKTKNGIGVPNNRAGRMRETDALNPIQTSNNSGWKPQLQVKKYDNDVLNGAGAEPQRKVENSSKQKKDNLNRNNYAQTHLMATPPNNSDDSLGVSIPMPSGLDPYCDPRSISHHIYVKNNNVDKNSTGQQRSKGDPIHIRHNGGKIPYAASADVHLDEDETSLKVCDTPNLTQYKNIWAKNSGNVKKSDSKARKESAMIQNDLETDSASGLNENTTLLKLSHPTRIVASPSSGADLQSIVVPYEHKSSRSLSDSSLNLQGTSLNSDSLRSSTGNSPIDLITTISMSMAPASSIQTTPIARPYMVNTDLPSNLPTSMLFGNGSEMSPTEAGHGSMNQDFIMAKRLQDMFDAEAEALLHQRQQEDQEQLNSESQFYGEIDQNFEESAGFRTDDFLPQGAFPHFDSINRTDIAPVYDPNHREGDSLSPHQSASLYIPCSHLAQTRRDNNGKSFTSERPEITIPVSRLQTTDTPSDSNVPVEPIHIPHSVEELVLSEPAVTEVHAPTVVSLTQENDTRFARRMQEESDAELARFLQEQDESPLMSHNQDSRFAARGQSPYDSHRSLRSLLRHNTRPLQVGPRGFRSQLNNNVADNLRYSRDRPLHNLRNRFRLNEDDDVYDRLDPVHNIAERDGYDIPGGDYYLRYNEFDPDFMQDENGGDRLVSINRDPQLLASLLMTRAPDMMIPGNVDMNDYEALWELAENLGEVRRVGMESADISHLPVHVYQPSATSDSDGDSKTDCLVCMEEFQAGERLKTLPCCHLYHVDCIDEWLRRNAVCPICRQPAISST is encoded by the exons ATGTTGAATACACTAAATTTGAACAGCATAGACATACCAGATGATGATGCCTTGTTTTGTTCTGGCCCAGCTTCTTGGAATCAGCAATATTTGCCTGTAACATctccatcatcatcagcagTAGCAACAACAGCCGCTGTAGCCAAGCCATCAACAGCAGGTAAAAACCCAg GAAAAACAGCCAGGTCACCATCGAGGCAGCCAGTGTCGTCTGTGCTGCGCTTTCCCTTAACCATACCAGAAACTGAAAGCATGGGTAGAAACAGAGCTAACGGAAATTTG gTTGCTTCAAGACAGATGACAAATGGTGATGAGAGGTCAGGTGAGAGTCAGCTCCTAGTCAGTGCAGCCCCGATTCATGTTCCTGTGAGTAGGGAGGGAGGGGCTATTCCTCAGACCTCACAGTTACAGTCTACTAATAATGGCCAGGCAGCAAGGTTACCGCAAACTAATATTGGCCTCAATGTTGGTTTTTGTGAACCTGTTGTTAGACATAAGGAGTTcaaaaacaaggaaaacaaaactaaaaatggAATTGGGGTTCCAAATAACCGTGCTGGAAGAATGCGCGAAACTGATGCATTAAATCCGATACAAACAAGCAACAATAGTGGTTGGAAACCTCAACTACAGGTGaagaaatatgataatgatgttTTGAATGGTGCTGGTGCAGAACCTCAGAGGAAAGTTGAAAACAGCTCAAAGCAGAAAAAAGACAATTTGAATCGTAACAACTATGCACAGACCCATCTAATGGCAACCCCTCCAAATAACTCAGACGACAGTTTGGGGGTGAGCATCCCAATGCCTTCAGGACTTGACCCGTATTGTGATCCAAGGTCAATCAGTCATcacatttatgtgaaaaacaacaatgttgaCAAAAACAGTACTGGCCAGCAGAGGAGCAAGGGAGATCCCATACACATCCGGCATAATGGTGGTAAGATCCCATATGCAGCTTCTGCTGATGTGCATTTAGATGAAGATGAAACATCACTGAAAGTGTGTGATACCCCAAACCTGACACAGTACAAAAACATCTGGGCAAAGAATTCAGGGAATGTCAAAAAAAGTGATAGCAAAGCAAGAAAGGAAAGTGCCATGATTCAGAATGACCTAGAAACTGATAGTGCCTCCGGGcttaatgaaaatacaacacTCTTAAAATTAAGTCATCCAACCAGAATTGTAGCTAGTCCATCATCGGGTGCAGATTTACAGTCGATTGTTGTTCCATATGAACACAAATCATCCCGTAGTCTTTCAGACAGCTCTCTGAATCTTCAGGGCACATCACTTAACAGTGACTCATTGAGAAGTTCAACAGGAAACTCTCCAATAGACTTAATAACAACTATTTCAATGTCCATGGCACCAGCTTCTTCCATCCAAACCACCCCGATTGCAAGGCCTTACATGGTCAATACGGACCTTCCATCTAACTTGCCCACATCAATGTTGTTTGGCAATGGCAGTGAAATGTCTCCTACAGAGGCAGGACATGGTTCTATGAACCAAGATTTCATCATGGCCAAACGGCTTCAAGATATGTTTGACGCAGAAGCTGAGGCCTTACTACATCAGCGGCAACAGGAAGATCAGGAACAGCTGAACAGTGAATCTCAGTTTTACGGTGAAATAGATCAAAACTTTGAGGAAAGTGCAGGATTTAGGACAGATGATTTCTTACCACAAGGGGCATTCCCACACTTCGATTCTATAAATAGAACTGACATTGCTCCAGTTTATGATCCCAATCATCGAGAGGGTGACTCATTATCGCCACATCAGTCTGCAAGTTTGTACATACCATGTAGCCATCTTGCTCAGACGCGACGAGATAACAATGGCAAATCATTCACATCTGAAAGGCCGGAGATCACTATACCAGTATCAAGGTTACAGACCACTGATACTCCCTCAGATTCAAATGTTCCAGTGGAACCAATCCATATACCTCATAGTGTAGAAGAATTGG TGCTATCTGAGCCAGCAGTGACAGAGGTGCATGCACCGACAGTGGTGTCCCTGACCCAGGAAAATGACACACGCTTTGCCAGACGAATGCAGGAGGAATCAGATGCAGAATTAGCCAGGTTCCTACAG gAACAGGATGAATCCCCATTAATGTCTCATAACCAAGACAGCAGGTTTGCTGCTAGGGGTCAATCCCCCTATGATAGCCATCGATCCCTGCGTTCCCTGCTCAGACATAACACCAGGCCCCTACAGGTTGGCCCA AGAGGATTCCGTAGCCAGCTTAACAACAATGTTGCTGACAATCTTCGCTATAGTCGGGACCGTCCTCTCCACAACCTGAGAAATCGATTCAGACTGAATGAGGATGATGATGTTTATGACAGGCTGGACCCTGTTCACAACATCGCTGAACGGGATG GCTACGACATACCAGGAGGAGATTATTACTTACGTTACAACGAGTTCGACCCAGATTTCATGCAGGACGAAAATGGGGGAGACCGGCTTGTCAGCATTAAT CGTGATCCCCAACTGTTGGCGTCGCTGCTGATGACGCGGGCACCCGACATGATGATCCCGGGCAACGTGGATATGAATGATTATGAG GCCCTGTGGGAGCTCGCAGAGAACCTTGGTGAAGTCCGGAGGGTTGGGATGGAGTCAGCTGATATCTCGCATCTGCCGGTGCATGTGTACCAGCCGTCTGCTACGTCTGACTCAGATGGGGACAGCAAGACTGACTGCCTCGTCTGTATGGAGGAATTCCAGGCTGGGGAACGGCTGAAAACTCTGCCATGCTGCCATCTGTACCATGTGGACTGTATTGATGAGTGGCTTAGG AGAAATGCAGTTTGTCCAATTTGCAGGCAGCCAGCGATATCATccacataa
- the LOC128223960 gene encoding uncharacterized protein LOC128223960 isoform X1 gives MLNTLNLNSIDIPDDDALFCSGPASWNQQYLPVTSPSSSAVATTAAVAKPSTAGKNPGKTARSPSRQPVSSVLRFPLTIPETESMGRNRANGNLVASRQMTNGDERSGESQLLVSAAPIHVPVSREGGAIPQTSQLQSTNNGQAARLPQTNIGLNVGFCEPVVRHKEFKNKENKTKNGIGVPNNRAGRMRETDALNPIQTSNNSGWKPQLQVKKYDNDVLNGAGAEPQRKVENSSKQKKDNLNRNNYAQTHLMATPPNNSDDSLGVSIPMPSGLDPYCDPRSISHHIYVKNNNVDKNSTGQQRSKGDPIHIRHNGGKIPYAASADVHLDEDETSLKVCDTPNLTQYKNIWAKNSGNVKKSDSKARKESAMIQNDLETDSASGLNENTTLLKLSHPTRIVASPSSGADLQSIVVPYEHKSSRSLSDSSLNLQGTSLNSDSLRSSTGNSPIDLITTISMSMAPASSIQTTPIARPYMVNTDLPSNLPTSMLFGNGSEMSPTEAGHGSMNQDFIMAKRLQDMFDAEAEALLHQRQQEDQEQLNSESQFYGEIDQNFEESAGFRTDDFLPQGAFPHFDSINRTDIAPVYDPNHREGDSLSPHQSASLYIPCSHLAQTRRDNNGKSFTSERPEITIPVSRLQTTDTPSDSNVPVEPIHIPHSVEELVLSEPAVTEVHAPTVVSLTQENDTRFARRMQEESDAELARFLQEQDESPLMSHNQDSRFAARGQSPYDSHRSLRSLLRHNTRPLQVGPRGFRSQLNNNVADNLRYSRDRPLHNLRNRFRLNEDDDVYDRLDPVHNIAERDAGYDIPGGDYYLRYNEFDPDFMQDENGGDRLVSINRDPQLLASLLMTRAPDMMIPGNVDMNDYEALWELAENLGEVRRVGMESADISHLPVHVYQPSATSDSDGDSKTDCLVCMEEFQAGERLKTLPCCHLYHVDCIDEWLRRNAVCPICRQPAISST, from the exons ATGTTGAATACACTAAATTTGAACAGCATAGACATACCAGATGATGATGCCTTGTTTTGTTCTGGCCCAGCTTCTTGGAATCAGCAATATTTGCCTGTAACATctccatcatcatcagcagTAGCAACAACAGCCGCTGTAGCCAAGCCATCAACAGCAGGTAAAAACCCAg GAAAAACAGCCAGGTCACCATCGAGGCAGCCAGTGTCGTCTGTGCTGCGCTTTCCCTTAACCATACCAGAAACTGAAAGCATGGGTAGAAACAGAGCTAACGGAAATTTG gTTGCTTCAAGACAGATGACAAATGGTGATGAGAGGTCAGGTGAGAGTCAGCTCCTAGTCAGTGCAGCCCCGATTCATGTTCCTGTGAGTAGGGAGGGAGGGGCTATTCCTCAGACCTCACAGTTACAGTCTACTAATAATGGCCAGGCAGCAAGGTTACCGCAAACTAATATTGGCCTCAATGTTGGTTTTTGTGAACCTGTTGTTAGACATAAGGAGTTcaaaaacaaggaaaacaaaactaaaaatggAATTGGGGTTCCAAATAACCGTGCTGGAAGAATGCGCGAAACTGATGCATTAAATCCGATACAAACAAGCAACAATAGTGGTTGGAAACCTCAACTACAGGTGaagaaatatgataatgatgttTTGAATGGTGCTGGTGCAGAACCTCAGAGGAAAGTTGAAAACAGCTCAAAGCAGAAAAAAGACAATTTGAATCGTAACAACTATGCACAGACCCATCTAATGGCAACCCCTCCAAATAACTCAGACGACAGTTTGGGGGTGAGCATCCCAATGCCTTCAGGACTTGACCCGTATTGTGATCCAAGGTCAATCAGTCATcacatttatgtgaaaaacaacaatgttgaCAAAAACAGTACTGGCCAGCAGAGGAGCAAGGGAGATCCCATACACATCCGGCATAATGGTGGTAAGATCCCATATGCAGCTTCTGCTGATGTGCATTTAGATGAAGATGAAACATCACTGAAAGTGTGTGATACCCCAAACCTGACACAGTACAAAAACATCTGGGCAAAGAATTCAGGGAATGTCAAAAAAAGTGATAGCAAAGCAAGAAAGGAAAGTGCCATGATTCAGAATGACCTAGAAACTGATAGTGCCTCCGGGcttaatgaaaatacaacacTCTTAAAATTAAGTCATCCAACCAGAATTGTAGCTAGTCCATCATCGGGTGCAGATTTACAGTCGATTGTTGTTCCATATGAACACAAATCATCCCGTAGTCTTTCAGACAGCTCTCTGAATCTTCAGGGCACATCACTTAACAGTGACTCATTGAGAAGTTCAACAGGAAACTCTCCAATAGACTTAATAACAACTATTTCAATGTCCATGGCACCAGCTTCTTCCATCCAAACCACCCCGATTGCAAGGCCTTACATGGTCAATACGGACCTTCCATCTAACTTGCCCACATCAATGTTGTTTGGCAATGGCAGTGAAATGTCTCCTACAGAGGCAGGACATGGTTCTATGAACCAAGATTTCATCATGGCCAAACGGCTTCAAGATATGTTTGACGCAGAAGCTGAGGCCTTACTACATCAGCGGCAACAGGAAGATCAGGAACAGCTGAACAGTGAATCTCAGTTTTACGGTGAAATAGATCAAAACTTTGAGGAAAGTGCAGGATTTAGGACAGATGATTTCTTACCACAAGGGGCATTCCCACACTTCGATTCTATAAATAGAACTGACATTGCTCCAGTTTATGATCCCAATCATCGAGAGGGTGACTCATTATCGCCACATCAGTCTGCAAGTTTGTACATACCATGTAGCCATCTTGCTCAGACGCGACGAGATAACAATGGCAAATCATTCACATCTGAAAGGCCGGAGATCACTATACCAGTATCAAGGTTACAGACCACTGATACTCCCTCAGATTCAAATGTTCCAGTGGAACCAATCCATATACCTCATAGTGTAGAAGAATTGG TGCTATCTGAGCCAGCAGTGACAGAGGTGCATGCACCGACAGTGGTGTCCCTGACCCAGGAAAATGACACACGCTTTGCCAGACGAATGCAGGAGGAATCAGATGCAGAATTAGCCAGGTTCCTACAG gAACAGGATGAATCCCCATTAATGTCTCATAACCAAGACAGCAGGTTTGCTGCTAGGGGTCAATCCCCCTATGATAGCCATCGATCCCTGCGTTCCCTGCTCAGACATAACACCAGGCCCCTACAGGTTGGCCCA AGAGGATTCCGTAGCCAGCTTAACAACAATGTTGCTGACAATCTTCGCTATAGTCGGGACCGTCCTCTCCACAACCTGAGAAATCGATTCAGACTGAATGAGGATGATGATGTTTATGACAGGCTGGACCCTGTTCACAACATCGCTGAACGGGATG CAGGCTACGACATACCAGGAGGAGATTATTACTTACGTTACAACGAGTTCGACCCAGATTTCATGCAGGACGAAAATGGGGGAGACCGGCTTGTCAGCATTAAT CGTGATCCCCAACTGTTGGCGTCGCTGCTGATGACGCGGGCACCCGACATGATGATCCCGGGCAACGTGGATATGAATGATTATGAG GCCCTGTGGGAGCTCGCAGAGAACCTTGGTGAAGTCCGGAGGGTTGGGATGGAGTCAGCTGATATCTCGCATCTGCCGGTGCATGTGTACCAGCCGTCTGCTACGTCTGACTCAGATGGGGACAGCAAGACTGACTGCCTCGTCTGTATGGAGGAATTCCAGGCTGGGGAACGGCTGAAAACTCTGCCATGCTGCCATCTGTACCATGTGGACTGTATTGATGAGTGGCTTAGG AGAAATGCAGTTTGTCCAATTTGCAGGCAGCCAGCGATATCATccacataa